One stretch of Bombus affinis isolate iyBomAffi1 chromosome 4, iyBomAffi1.2, whole genome shotgun sequence DNA includes these proteins:
- the LOC126915123 gene encoding ethanolamine kinase isoform X2 produces MVLVRVYGHKTDLLIDRKDETRNIRVLHKAGFTHSIYATFNNGLAYQFIEGNILTIETVRNSDIYVLVAKRMAQMHRLKPDDTEMPKNACIWKKLEKFMEIMPKEFLDVTKQTRFEKLIKPFGVLKQEYEALKKELINLNNEVVFAHNDLLLGNVLYNEKEMSVTFIDFEYTGYNYQAYDIANHFAEFAGIDDPDYSLYPEEQLQKAWLNIYLQEYNNVKCVPENEINLLYLQVNKFVLLSHFFWGCWGLIQSEHSTIDFDFLEYAAIRFNEYFKWKEECHKIKL; encoded by the exons ATGGTATTAGTTAGAGTTTATGGACATAAGACAGATCTGCTCATTGATCGAAAAGATGAAACAAGAAATATTCGA GTATTACACAAAGCAGGTTTTACACATTCCATTTATGCTACATTCAATAATGGTTTAGCTTACCAGTTCATTGAAGGTAATATACTTACAATAGAAACAGTCAGAAACTCTGACATATATGTATTAGTTGCTAAGAGAATGGCTCAAATGCATAGACTTAAACCTGATGATACTGAGATGCCCAAAAATGCTTGTATTTGGaagaagttagaaaaatttatggAAATTATGCCAAAAGAATTTTTAGATGTTACCAAACAAACAAG GTTTGAGAAGCTCATAAAGCCATTTGGTGTGTTAAAACAGGAATATGAAGCACTGAAAAAGGAATTGATAAATTTGAATAATGAAGTAGTGTTTGCTCATAATGATTTACTTCTAGGGAATGTGCTTTATAATGAAAAGGAAATGTCAGTAACGTTTATTGACTTTGAATATACAGGATATAACTATCAAGCTTATGACATAGCTAATCATTTTGCTGAATTCGCTG GTATTGATGATCCTGATTATTCATTATATCCTGAAGAACAACTGCAGAAAGCGTGGTTAAATATATATCTTCAGGAATATAACAATGTAAAATGTGTACctgaaaatgaaattaatttactGTATTTACAAGTAAATAAATTTGTTCTTTTATCACACTTTTTTTGGGGTTGTTGGGGACTCATACAAAGTGAACATTCAACAATTGACTTTGACTTTTTAGA GTATGCTGCAATACGATTTAATGAGTATTTCAAATGGAAAGAAGAATGTCAtaagataaaattataa
- the LOC126915123 gene encoding ethanolamine kinase 1 isoform X1, with protein MDQLYEEQHLDITIDESEIVDGAKEIIKKIRPTWPLDKLHFKIFTDGITNKLIGVWYSEHYNEMVLVRVYGHKTDLLIDRKDETRNIRVLHKAGFTHSIYATFNNGLAYQFIEGNILTIETVRNSDIYVLVAKRMAQMHRLKPDDTEMPKNACIWKKLEKFMEIMPKEFLDVTKQTRFEKLIKPFGVLKQEYEALKKELINLNNEVVFAHNDLLLGNVLYNEKEMSVTFIDFEYTGYNYQAYDIANHFAEFAGIDDPDYSLYPEEQLQKAWLNIYLQEYNNVKCVPENEINLLYLQVNKFVLLSHFFWGCWGLIQSEHSTIDFDFLEYAAIRFNEYFKWKEECHKIKL; from the exons ATGGACCAATTATACGAAGAGCAGCATCTTGACATAACAATTGATGAAAGTGAAATTGTTGATGGTGCTAAAGAAATAATTAAGAAAATCAGACCAACATGGCCTTTGGATAAATTGCATTTTAAG atatttaCAGATGGAATTACAAATAAACTTATAGGAGTATGGTATTCTGAGCATTACAATGAGATGGTATTAGTTAGAGTTTATGGACATAAGACAGATCTGCTCATTGATCGAAAAGATGAAACAAGAAATATTCGA GTATTACACAAAGCAGGTTTTACACATTCCATTTATGCTACATTCAATAATGGTTTAGCTTACCAGTTCATTGAAGGTAATATACTTACAATAGAAACAGTCAGAAACTCTGACATATATGTATTAGTTGCTAAGAGAATGGCTCAAATGCATAGACTTAAACCTGATGATACTGAGATGCCCAAAAATGCTTGTATTTGGaagaagttagaaaaatttatggAAATTATGCCAAAAGAATTTTTAGATGTTACCAAACAAACAAG GTTTGAGAAGCTCATAAAGCCATTTGGTGTGTTAAAACAGGAATATGAAGCACTGAAAAAGGAATTGATAAATTTGAATAATGAAGTAGTGTTTGCTCATAATGATTTACTTCTAGGGAATGTGCTTTATAATGAAAAGGAAATGTCAGTAACGTTTATTGACTTTGAATATACAGGATATAACTATCAAGCTTATGACATAGCTAATCATTTTGCTGAATTCGCTG GTATTGATGATCCTGATTATTCATTATATCCTGAAGAACAACTGCAGAAAGCGTGGTTAAATATATATCTTCAGGAATATAACAATGTAAAATGTGTACctgaaaatgaaattaatttactGTATTTACAAGTAAATAAATTTGTTCTTTTATCACACTTTTTTTGGGGTTGTTGGGGACTCATACAAAGTGAACATTCAACAATTGACTTTGACTTTTTAGA GTATGCTGCAATACGATTTAATGAGTATTTCAAATGGAAAGAAGAATGTCAtaagataaaattataa
- the LOC126915099 gene encoding serine/threonine-protein kinase RIO2 isoform X1, with product MGKLNVTILRYLTKDDFRVLTAIEMGMKNHELVPASLAAQIANLRYGGVHKLLKELCKHRLLSYERGKQYDGYRLTNAGYDYLALKVLAQRGIIASFGNQIGVGKESNIYIVANEDRNPMCLKLHRLGRTCFRNIKGKRDYHQHRKSASWLYLSRISATREYAYMKALFDRGFPVPKPIDFNRHCVIMELVEGGPLCGVYKLDDVESLYDELMNLIVKLGNHGVIHGDFNEFNIMMTNSGKPILIDFPQMISTEHVDAETYFERDVNCVRDFFKRRFAYESELYPTFQDISREDCIDVEIKASGITKQMEKDLLREMGMVEVEDEEIEEDCNDDMDEENRSMNNSEINYLQLQVENSVKNEFTCTSKKTSEDSEANEKKDSTVLSVEDRILEEGIKKIDIGESVGNLIGKRSYDLNVKHNKEITNSFLFTETCNPEDDDVEKFNDLESMYSSTTAATIAPELIKKKVKIALQKREKREQSRRILVKGEANAITRVRRENRDTIKQSTGIWGWE from the exons ATGGGGAAATTAAACGTGACGATTTTACGATATTTAACAAAAGATGATTTTCGTGTTTTAACAGCG aTTGAAATGGGAATGAAGAATCATGAACTTGTTCCTGCATCACTGGCTGCGCAAATAGCAAATTTGCGTTATGGTGGTGTACATAAATTGTTGAAGGAACTATGCAAACATAGACTTCTCAGTTATGAACGTGGGAAACAAT ATGATGGTTATCGTTTGACAAATGCAGGCTATGACTATTTAGCTCTAAAAGTTTTGGCACAAAGAGGTATTATTGCTTCTTTTGGTAATCAAATTGGAGTAGGAAAAGAATCTAATATCTATATAGTTGCTAATGAGGATAGAAATCCAATGTGTCTAAAACTGCATCGATTGGGAAGGACTTGTTTTAGAAATATCAAAGGTAAGAGAGATTATCATCAACATAGAAAATCGGCATCGTGGTTATATCTATCAAGAATATCAGCAACAAGAGAATATGCATATATGAAAGCACTTTTCGATAGAGGATTTCCAGTACCTAAACCAATTGATTTCAATAGACATTGCGTTATTATGGAGCTGGTTGAAGGTGGACCTCT ATGTGGTGTATACAAACTGGATGACGTTGAATCGTTGTATGACGAACTAATGAATTTGATTGTAAAACTGGGAAATCACGGAGTTATTCATGGAGATTTCAATGAATTTAATATCATGATGACAAATAGTGGAAAACCCATTCTTATTGATTTTCCACAAATGATTTCTACCGAGCATGTGGATGCTGAAACTTATTTTGAAAGAGACGTAAACTGTGTTCGTGATTTTTTTAAAAGACGTTTCGCTTACGAAAGTGAGTTGTACCCGACGTTTcaagatatttc GAGAGAAGATTGTATTGATGTTGAAATTAAGGCCAGCGGTATTACAAAACAAATGGAAAAGGATCTTTTGAGGGAGATGGGGATGGTCGAAGTTGAAGATGAAGAAATCGAGGAGGATTGTAACGATGATATGGATGAAGAAAATAGAAGTATGAATAAcagtgaaattaattatttacaacTTCAAGTCGAGAACTCGGTCAAAAATGAATTTACGTGTACATCAAAGAAAACATCCGAAGACTCAGAAGCAAATGAGAAGAAAGACTCAACTGTTTTATCCGTAGAAGATCGTATTTTAGAAGAAGGTATTAAAAAGATCGATATAGGTGAGTCAGTGGGAAACCTAATAGGCAAAAGGTCATATGATTTAAATGTAAAGCACAACAAAGAAATAAccaattcgtttctttttacagAAACATGCAATCCAGAAGATGATGATGTAGAAAAATTTAATGATTTGGAAAGTATGTACAGTAGTACCACAGCTGCAACGATCGCCCCTGAACTTATTAAGAAAAAGGTGAAAATAGCTTTACAAAAACGTGAAAAGAGGGAGCAATCCAGAAGAATTCTCGTGAAAGGAGAGGCAAATGCGATAACTAGAGTTAGGAGGGAGAATAGggatacgattaaacaatcaaCAGGGATATGGGGGTgggaataa
- the LOC126915119 gene encoding uncharacterized protein LOC126915119 yields MHITCKCLNVSIKSRGTELQKVNINDIELTPEEQNDGFFQQNLASIPELEGITKEQPGLVEIRNVGSWVIHRCYNCSIYTHAVHRDYGAALVLINTDIVSSPEEINKLRSNPDYSPVFRIVITHNTLDELDYFQQPTKFSVSQLPNNVQVALGGLQQQLEEAVQRQSTEIENKIRAFTSEQYQLLEQFRERAHNEHRLLRRLICKGEEMNRLTNNIETPPTTPDSFTTSLTTSTTNTVNTSQVVSNETKIIANSNVKYETGAKHSPNLLFNGSIDKKDRIYIYTKEPTSFDTEALFPLEGMEDTLNTDQVQSSEEGSDTDDSGQDEGIHMPRGQRGGHPTLAKSLPVSVPSFPSFVRKTVQDEDDDQLSRDPHDPHNIRASIKALAKSVHGDTVFGDLPRPRFSTQI; encoded by the exons ATGCATATAACATGCAAATGTTTAAATGTGTCCATAAAGTCCAGGGGCACTGAACTGCAGAAGGTCAACATCAATGATATTGAATTGACACCTGAAGAGCAGAACGACGGTTTTTTTCAGCAG AACCTTGCATCAATACCAGAACTTGAAGGTATTACTAAGGAACAACCAGGTTTGGTAGAGATAAGAAATGTAGGGTCATGGGTTATTCACCGTTGTTACAATTGTTCAATATATACTCATGCTGTGCATAGAGATTATGGTGCTGCTTTAGTTCTTATTAATACTGATATTGTT AGTTCTCCTGAAGAAATAAACAAATTAAGGTCTAATCCAGATTATAGTCCAGTGTTTAGAATAGTAATCACTCATAATACTTTGGATGAACTTGATTATTTTCAACAACCTACCAAATTCTCTG TGTCACAGTTACCTAATAATGTACAAGTGGCTTTGGGTGGTCTCCAACAGCAGCTTGAAGAAGCTGTTCAAAGACAGTCTacagaaatagaaaataaaattcgtgcTTTTACATCTGAACAATATCAATTGTTAGAGCAATTTCGTGAAAGAGCTCATAATGAACATAGATTATTGAGAAG GCTAATTTGTAAAGGAGAAGAAATGAATAGATTAACAAATAACATAGAAACTCCTCCTACAACTCCAGACAGTTTTACAACCAGTTTAACTACCTCTACAACAAATACAGTAAACACATCACAAGTAGTATCAAATGAGACGAAAATTATTGCAAATTCTAATGTTAAATATGAAACTGGTGCTAAACATTCTCCTAATCTCCTTTTT aaTGGTAGCATAGATAAGAAAGAtcgaatatacatatacactaaAGAACCAACTAGTTTTGACACAGAAGCATTATTTCCTTTGGAAGGAATGGAAGACACTCTTAATACTGATCAAGTTCAATCCTCAGAGGAAGGATCTGATACAGATG attCAGGTCAAGATGAAGGTATTCACATGCCAAGGGGACAAAGAGGCGGACACCCTACATTAGCcaaatcgttaccagttagtgTTCCATCTTTTCCATCATTTGTCCGTAAAACAGTTCAAGATGAAGATGATGATCag CTCTCAAGAGATCCGCATGATCCACATAACATTCGAGCTTCGATTAAAGCTTTAGCAAAAAGCGTTCATGGTGATACAGTATTTGGAGACTTGCCACGTCCTCGTTTCTCTACTCAAATCTGA
- the LOC126915121 gene encoding eukaryotic translation initiation factor 3 subunit M isoform X2, with the protein MLNIVESRSTPFTEAQELRIYFKNLGAEISEEKSPKGIEDDLHKIIGVCEACFKEGNESEIETVLNDIVSIMIVIPTERAENLILAFCEKLTKAPGYKLGLVCLKALWLLFQSLPDDSPMRYHVYYHLVQIARNVDQVKAVYGGIDQLKQQFASLPPSNEQMQKLLRLLHEVLLSCKQGEQAAAVMVELLGTYTAENASAAREDAQRCILAALADPNTFLLDPLLALKPVRFLEGELIHDLLLVFVQDKLPAYLDFYQHHKEFVEHQLGLNHEQNMKKMRLLTFMQLAETNPEMSFDTIQEELQINEDEVESFIIDVLKTKLVRARMDQAFRKVLISSTMHRTFGKQQWMQLRDLLAAWKANLTAVQEGMKSVAAAQMELAGKNKTSITH; encoded by the exons GCGCAAGAGCTAAGAATATATTTTAAGAATTTGGGAGCTGAAATAAGTGAAGAAAAATCTCCTAAAGGAATAGAAGatgatttacataaaattattggTGTTTGTGAAGCTTGCTTCAAGGAAGGAAATGAAAGCGAAATAGAAACAGTCTTAAATGACATTGTATCTATTATGATTgtg ATCCCCACTGAACGTGcagaaaatttaatattagCATTTTGTGAGAAATTAACAAAAGCTCCTGGATATAAACTTGGTTTAGTATGTTTAAAAGC ATTGTGGTTATTATTTCAATCTCTTCCTGATGACTCTCCAATGAGATATCATGTCTATTATCACTTAGTTCAAATTGCTCGCAATGTGGATCAAGTAAAAGCTGTGTATGGTGGAATAGATCAATTAAAGCAACAGTTTGCATCACTTCCACCATCGAATGAACAAATGCAGAAATTACTTCGGTTACTTCATGAAGTACTTTTAAGTTGCAAACAGgg AGAACAAGCTGCTGCTGTTATGGTAGAACTTTTAGGTACTTATACAGCAGAAAATGCTTCTGCAGCTAGAGAAGATGCGCAACGTTGCATTTTAGCTGCATTGGCAGATCCAAATACATTCCTGCTTGACCCATTGTTAGCATTAAAACCTGTAAGATTCTTGGAAGGGGAACTCATTCATGATTTACTTCTTGTCTTTGTACAAGACAAGTTACCTGCATACTTAGATTTTTATCAACATCATAAGGAATTTGTAGAACATCAACTTG gaTTAAATCATGAGCAAAACATGAAAAAAATGAGACTACTAACATTTATGCAACTAGCAGAAACAAACCCTGAGATGTCATTTGATACAATTCAGGAAGAATTACAAATTAATGAAGATGAAGTAGAAAGTTTTATTATTGATG TATTGAAAACGAAACTTGTTAGAGCTCGTATGGATCAAGCTTTTCGCAAAGTTCTCATTTCAAGTACCATGCATAGAACATTTGGCAAACAACAGTGGATGCAACTACGCGATTTACTCGCAGCCTGGAAAGCAAATTTAACTGCTGTACAAGAGGGTATGAAATCTGTAGCTGCTGCACAAATGGAACTTGCTGGGAAAAACAAAACTTCTATTACCCATTGA
- the LOC126915121 gene encoding eukaryotic translation initiation factor 3 subunit M isoform X1: MQVPPIFMELPLEDQAQELRIYFKNLGAEISEEKSPKGIEDDLHKIIGVCEACFKEGNESEIETVLNDIVSIMIVIPTERAENLILAFCEKLTKAPGYKLGLVCLKALWLLFQSLPDDSPMRYHVYYHLVQIARNVDQVKAVYGGIDQLKQQFASLPPSNEQMQKLLRLLHEVLLSCKQGEQAAAVMVELLGTYTAENASAAREDAQRCILAALADPNTFLLDPLLALKPVRFLEGELIHDLLLVFVQDKLPAYLDFYQHHKEFVEHQLGLNHEQNMKKMRLLTFMQLAETNPEMSFDTIQEELQINEDEVESFIIDVLKTKLVRARMDQAFRKVLISSTMHRTFGKQQWMQLRDLLAAWKANLTAVQEGMKSVAAAQMELAGKNKTSITH, from the exons ATGCAGGTTCCTCCGATTTTTATGGAATTACCCTTAGAAGATCAG GCGCAAGAGCTAAGAATATATTTTAAGAATTTGGGAGCTGAAATAAGTGAAGAAAAATCTCCTAAAGGAATAGAAGatgatttacataaaattattggTGTTTGTGAAGCTTGCTTCAAGGAAGGAAATGAAAGCGAAATAGAAACAGTCTTAAATGACATTGTATCTATTATGATTgtg ATCCCCACTGAACGTGcagaaaatttaatattagCATTTTGTGAGAAATTAACAAAAGCTCCTGGATATAAACTTGGTTTAGTATGTTTAAAAGC ATTGTGGTTATTATTTCAATCTCTTCCTGATGACTCTCCAATGAGATATCATGTCTATTATCACTTAGTTCAAATTGCTCGCAATGTGGATCAAGTAAAAGCTGTGTATGGTGGAATAGATCAATTAAAGCAACAGTTTGCATCACTTCCACCATCGAATGAACAAATGCAGAAATTACTTCGGTTACTTCATGAAGTACTTTTAAGTTGCAAACAGgg AGAACAAGCTGCTGCTGTTATGGTAGAACTTTTAGGTACTTATACAGCAGAAAATGCTTCTGCAGCTAGAGAAGATGCGCAACGTTGCATTTTAGCTGCATTGGCAGATCCAAATACATTCCTGCTTGACCCATTGTTAGCATTAAAACCTGTAAGATTCTTGGAAGGGGAACTCATTCATGATTTACTTCTTGTCTTTGTACAAGACAAGTTACCTGCATACTTAGATTTTTATCAACATCATAAGGAATTTGTAGAACATCAACTTG gaTTAAATCATGAGCAAAACATGAAAAAAATGAGACTACTAACATTTATGCAACTAGCAGAAACAAACCCTGAGATGTCATTTGATACAATTCAGGAAGAATTACAAATTAATGAAGATGAAGTAGAAAGTTTTATTATTGATG TATTGAAAACGAAACTTGTTAGAGCTCGTATGGATCAAGCTTTTCGCAAAGTTCTCATTTCAAGTACCATGCATAGAACATTTGGCAAACAACAGTGGATGCAACTACGCGATTTACTCGCAGCCTGGAAAGCAAATTTAACTGCTGTACAAGAGGGTATGAAATCTGTAGCTGCTGCACAAATGGAACTTGCTGGGAAAAACAAAACTTCTATTACCCATTGA
- the LOC126915121 gene encoding eukaryotic translation initiation factor 3 subunit M isoform X3 — protein sequence MIVIPTERAENLILAFCEKLTKAPGYKLGLVCLKALWLLFQSLPDDSPMRYHVYYHLVQIARNVDQVKAVYGGIDQLKQQFASLPPSNEQMQKLLRLLHEVLLSCKQGEQAAAVMVELLGTYTAENASAAREDAQRCILAALADPNTFLLDPLLALKPVRFLEGELIHDLLLVFVQDKLPAYLDFYQHHKEFVEHQLGLNHEQNMKKMRLLTFMQLAETNPEMSFDTIQEELQINEDEVESFIIDVLKTKLVRARMDQAFRKVLISSTMHRTFGKQQWMQLRDLLAAWKANLTAVQEGMKSVAAAQMELAGKNKTSITH from the exons ATGATTgtg ATCCCCACTGAACGTGcagaaaatttaatattagCATTTTGTGAGAAATTAACAAAAGCTCCTGGATATAAACTTGGTTTAGTATGTTTAAAAGC ATTGTGGTTATTATTTCAATCTCTTCCTGATGACTCTCCAATGAGATATCATGTCTATTATCACTTAGTTCAAATTGCTCGCAATGTGGATCAAGTAAAAGCTGTGTATGGTGGAATAGATCAATTAAAGCAACAGTTTGCATCACTTCCACCATCGAATGAACAAATGCAGAAATTACTTCGGTTACTTCATGAAGTACTTTTAAGTTGCAAACAGgg AGAACAAGCTGCTGCTGTTATGGTAGAACTTTTAGGTACTTATACAGCAGAAAATGCTTCTGCAGCTAGAGAAGATGCGCAACGTTGCATTTTAGCTGCATTGGCAGATCCAAATACATTCCTGCTTGACCCATTGTTAGCATTAAAACCTGTAAGATTCTTGGAAGGGGAACTCATTCATGATTTACTTCTTGTCTTTGTACAAGACAAGTTACCTGCATACTTAGATTTTTATCAACATCATAAGGAATTTGTAGAACATCAACTTG gaTTAAATCATGAGCAAAACATGAAAAAAATGAGACTACTAACATTTATGCAACTAGCAGAAACAAACCCTGAGATGTCATTTGATACAATTCAGGAAGAATTACAAATTAATGAAGATGAAGTAGAAAGTTTTATTATTGATG TATTGAAAACGAAACTTGTTAGAGCTCGTATGGATCAAGCTTTTCGCAAAGTTCTCATTTCAAGTACCATGCATAGAACATTTGGCAAACAACAGTGGATGCAACTACGCGATTTACTCGCAGCCTGGAAAGCAAATTTAACTGCTGTACAAGAGGGTATGAAATCTGTAGCTGCTGCACAAATGGAACTTGCTGGGAAAAACAAAACTTCTATTACCCATTGA
- the LOC126915099 gene encoding serine/threonine-protein kinase RIO2 isoform X2: protein MGKLNVTILRYLTKDDFRVLTAIEMGMKNHELVPASLAAQIANLRYGGVHKLLKELCKHRLLSYERGKQYDGYRLTNAGYDYLALKVLAQRGIIASFGNQIGVGKESNIYIVANEDRNPMCLKLHRLGRTCFRNIKGKRDYHQHRKSASWLYLSRISATREYAYMKALFDRGFPVPKPIDFNRHCVIMELVEGGPLCGVYKLDDVESLYDELMNLIVKLGNHGVIHGDFNEFNIMMTNSGKPILIDFPQMISTEHVDAETYFERDVNCVRDFFKRRFAYESELYPTFQDISREDCIDVEIKASGITKQMEKDLLREMGMVEVEDEEIEEDCNDDMDEENRSMNNSEINYLQLQVENSVKNEFTCTSKKTSEDSEANEKKDSTVLSVEDRILEEGIKKIDIETCNPEDDDVEKFNDLESMYSSTTAATIAPELIKKKVKIALQKREKREQSRRILVKGEANAITRVRRENRDTIKQSTGIWGWE from the exons ATGGGGAAATTAAACGTGACGATTTTACGATATTTAACAAAAGATGATTTTCGTGTTTTAACAGCG aTTGAAATGGGAATGAAGAATCATGAACTTGTTCCTGCATCACTGGCTGCGCAAATAGCAAATTTGCGTTATGGTGGTGTACATAAATTGTTGAAGGAACTATGCAAACATAGACTTCTCAGTTATGAACGTGGGAAACAAT ATGATGGTTATCGTTTGACAAATGCAGGCTATGACTATTTAGCTCTAAAAGTTTTGGCACAAAGAGGTATTATTGCTTCTTTTGGTAATCAAATTGGAGTAGGAAAAGAATCTAATATCTATATAGTTGCTAATGAGGATAGAAATCCAATGTGTCTAAAACTGCATCGATTGGGAAGGACTTGTTTTAGAAATATCAAAGGTAAGAGAGATTATCATCAACATAGAAAATCGGCATCGTGGTTATATCTATCAAGAATATCAGCAACAAGAGAATATGCATATATGAAAGCACTTTTCGATAGAGGATTTCCAGTACCTAAACCAATTGATTTCAATAGACATTGCGTTATTATGGAGCTGGTTGAAGGTGGACCTCT ATGTGGTGTATACAAACTGGATGACGTTGAATCGTTGTATGACGAACTAATGAATTTGATTGTAAAACTGGGAAATCACGGAGTTATTCATGGAGATTTCAATGAATTTAATATCATGATGACAAATAGTGGAAAACCCATTCTTATTGATTTTCCACAAATGATTTCTACCGAGCATGTGGATGCTGAAACTTATTTTGAAAGAGACGTAAACTGTGTTCGTGATTTTTTTAAAAGACGTTTCGCTTACGAAAGTGAGTTGTACCCGACGTTTcaagatatttc GAGAGAAGATTGTATTGATGTTGAAATTAAGGCCAGCGGTATTACAAAACAAATGGAAAAGGATCTTTTGAGGGAGATGGGGATGGTCGAAGTTGAAGATGAAGAAATCGAGGAGGATTGTAACGATGATATGGATGAAGAAAATAGAAGTATGAATAAcagtgaaattaattatttacaacTTCAAGTCGAGAACTCGGTCAAAAATGAATTTACGTGTACATCAAAGAAAACATCCGAAGACTCAGAAGCAAATGAGAAGAAAGACTCAACTGTTTTATCCGTAGAAGATCGTATTTTAGAAGAAGGTATTAAAAAGATCGATATAG AAACATGCAATCCAGAAGATGATGATGTAGAAAAATTTAATGATTTGGAAAGTATGTACAGTAGTACCACAGCTGCAACGATCGCCCCTGAACTTATTAAGAAAAAGGTGAAAATAGCTTTACAAAAACGTGAAAAGAGGGAGCAATCCAGAAGAATTCTCGTGAAAGGAGAGGCAAATGCGATAACTAGAGTTAGGAGGGAGAATAGggatacgattaaacaatcaaCAGGGATATGGGGGTgggaataa